Proteins found in one Paenibacillus borealis genomic segment:
- the secG gene encoding preprotein translocase subunit SecG: MDIFLKVVLLIFAVGLIAVVLLQKGKSAGLSGAISGGAEHLFGKTKARGMELVLQRVTVGLAAGFFIMSIVVAIVID, encoded by the coding sequence ATGGATATCTTTTTGAAAGTGGTGCTTCTGATTTTTGCCGTAGGTCTGATTGCGGTCGTTCTTCTGCAAAAAGGGAAAAGCGCGGGTCTTTCCGGTGCCATCTCCGGCGGTGCTGAGCATCTCTTCGGTAAAACAAAGGCACGCGGTATGGAGCTTGTGTTGCAGCGTGTAACAGTTGGATTGGCTGCAGGATTCTTCATCATGTCAATCGTTGTGGCCATTGTTATTGATTAG